A region of Crenobacter cavernae DNA encodes the following proteins:
- the flgB gene encoding flagellar basal body rod protein FlgB translates to MLDKIAKHFDFQQRALDLRAYRAEVIASNIANADTPYYKAMDFDFGAAMKSAEDGQGKLALAATAARHLAGSAGAGSTTNGADLQYRGAVQPSLDGNTVDMDVERGAFADNAMKYQSTLTFLNRRISSLNDAIKGGQ, encoded by the coding sequence ATGCTCGACAAGATCGCCAAACACTTCGACTTCCAGCAGCGCGCGCTTGACTTGCGCGCCTACCGCGCCGAGGTGATCGCCAGCAACATCGCCAACGCCGATACGCCTTACTACAAGGCGATGGATTTCGACTTTGGCGCGGCGATGAAGTCGGCCGAAGACGGCCAGGGCAAGCTGGCGCTCGCCGCGACCGCTGCACGCCACCTGGCGGGCAGCGCGGGTGCAGGCTCCACGACGAATGGCGCCGACCTGCAATACCGCGGCGCGGTGCAGCCCAGCCTGGACGGCAACACGGTCGACATGGACGTCGAGCGCGGCGCCTTCGCCGACAACGCGATGAAGTACCAGTCGACGCTGACCTTCCTCAACCGCCGCATCTCCAGCCTGAACGACGCCATCAAGGGAGGCCAGTAA
- a CDS encoding flagellar basal body L-ring protein FlgH, translating to MKRFVPLFAAAALAACTSPQPPLVQQPMTARPQPKPVAATPNGSIFQGTNYRPLFEDKKPAQVGDTLTVAIEERTSTSSSSESKGNRSASTSSSIDASLNLPFFSNFIEDKIAGASFGANGSASNNGKGSVTGSSAFTSSITVTVIDVLANGNLAVSGEKQMRLNSDTEFIRLSGVVNPLDIKPGNIVSSTKLADARIEQQTEGNQRRYIEPGWLSRFFLSVLPF from the coding sequence ATGAAACGATTCGTCCCCCTTTTTGCCGCCGCCGCGCTCGCCGCGTGCACCTCGCCGCAACCGCCGCTGGTGCAGCAGCCGATGACCGCGCGCCCGCAACCGAAGCCGGTCGCCGCCACGCCGAACGGCTCGATCTTCCAGGGCACGAACTACCGGCCGCTGTTCGAGGACAAGAAGCCGGCGCAGGTCGGCGACACGCTGACGGTCGCCATCGAAGAGAGGACCTCGACCTCCAGCAGTTCGGAGAGCAAGGGCAACCGCAGCGCGTCGACGTCCAGTTCGATCGACGCGAGCCTCAACCTGCCGTTCTTCTCCAACTTCATCGAGGACAAGATCGCCGGCGCGAGCTTCGGCGCCAACGGCAGCGCCAGCAACAACGGCAAGGGCAGCGTGACCGGTTCGTCCGCCTTCACGAGCTCGATCACCGTCACCGTGATCGACGTGCTCGCCAACGGCAACCTGGCGGTCAGCGGCGAAAAACAGATGCGCCTGAACAGCGACACCGAATTTATCCGCCTGTCCGGCGTCGTCAACCCGCTCGACATCAAGCCGGGCAATATCGTCTCGTCGACCAAGCTCGCCGACGCGCGCATCGAACAGCAGACCGAGGGCAACCAGCGCCGCTACATCGAGCCGGGCTGGCTGTCCCGTTTCTTCCTGTCGGTGCTGCCGTTCTGA
- the flgG gene encoding flagellar basal-body rod protein FlgG, producing the protein MMRSLYIAKTGMDSSQFALDVVSNNLANVNTKGFKRSHAVFEDLYYQTLRQPGSQLSNGNTLPTGLQIGTGAAPVSTARIHSQGSLARTEQSLDLAITGEGFFRVQRPDGIIAYTRDGEFRRNQNGDVVNPAGYLLDPAINIPADATRISISDAGAVQYFLPGNPNPQNAGNIQLTTFINPQGLESIGENLYLQTAASGDPQDGDPGTDARGRISQGYLEDSNVNVTEELVKMIQAQRSFEMNSRAIKTADEMLQRIAQL; encoded by the coding sequence ATGATGCGCTCGCTGTATATCGCCAAGACCGGCATGGACTCGAGCCAGTTCGCGCTCGACGTCGTCTCGAACAACCTGGCCAACGTCAACACCAAGGGTTTCAAGCGCAGCCACGCGGTGTTCGAGGATCTCTACTACCAGACCCTGCGTCAGCCCGGTTCGCAGCTCTCCAACGGGAACACCCTGCCGACCGGCCTGCAGATCGGCACCGGCGCGGCGCCGGTGTCCACCGCGCGCATCCACTCGCAGGGCAGCCTGGCGCGGACCGAGCAGTCGCTCGACCTGGCGATCACCGGCGAGGGCTTCTTCCGCGTCCAGCGCCCGGACGGCATCATCGCCTACACCCGCGACGGCGAGTTCCGCCGCAACCAGAACGGTGACGTCGTCAACCCGGCGGGCTACCTGCTCGACCCGGCGATCAACATCCCGGCCGACGCGACCCGCATCAGCATTTCCGACGCCGGCGCGGTGCAGTACTTCCTGCCGGGCAACCCGAACCCGCAGAATGCCGGCAACATCCAGCTAACCACCTTCATCAACCCACAGGGGCTCGAGAGCATAGGCGAGAACCTGTACCTGCAGACCGCCGCGTCGGGCGACCCGCAGGACGGAGACCCGGGCACCGACGCGCGCGGCCGCATCAGCCAGGGTTATCTGGAAGACTCCAACGTCAACGTGACCGAAGAGCTGGTGAAGATGATCCAGGCGCAGCGTTCGTTCGAGATGAACTCGCGCGCGATCAAGACCGCCGACGAGATGCTGCAGCGCATCGCGCAGCTGTAA
- the flgF gene encoding flagellar basal-body rod protein FlgF, whose amino-acid sequence MIYLAMNGAKHVEWQQATTSHNLANANTNGYKADQVSFRALPVKGEGSPTRTYVVDNTVGHDMSQGSLLQTGSPNDFALGTPGFFAVQGPDGQEAYSRDGGFALDETGMMRTKSGLPLIGDGGPITVPAGSKPEIGQDGTVMATPQSGQDRTPQIVGQLKLVNPAVRDVYKGEDGLFRLNGGGTVQADQGVKLVAGALEGSNVNAVDSLVQMISHARQFDLNIKLMQTADQNARSATQVLAMTA is encoded by the coding sequence ATGATCTACCTGGCGATGAACGGCGCGAAGCACGTGGAATGGCAGCAGGCCACCACCTCGCACAACCTCGCCAACGCCAATACCAACGGCTACAAGGCCGACCAGGTGTCGTTCCGCGCGCTGCCGGTCAAGGGCGAAGGTTCGCCGACCCGCACCTATGTCGTCGACAACACCGTCGGCCACGATATGTCGCAGGGCAGCCTGCTGCAGACCGGCAGCCCGAACGACTTCGCGCTCGGCACGCCGGGCTTCTTCGCGGTGCAGGGGCCGGACGGCCAGGAGGCGTACAGCCGGGACGGCGGTTTCGCGCTCGACGAAACCGGCATGATGCGCACGAAGAGCGGCCTGCCCCTCATCGGCGACGGCGGTCCGATCACCGTGCCGGCCGGCAGCAAGCCGGAAATCGGCCAGGACGGCACCGTGATGGCCACGCCGCAGTCGGGTCAGGACCGGACGCCGCAGATCGTCGGCCAGCTCAAGCTGGTCAACCCGGCCGTGCGCGACGTGTACAAGGGCGAAGATGGCCTGTTCCGCCTCAACGGCGGCGGCACCGTCCAGGCCGACCAGGGCGTGAAGCTGGTCGCCGGCGCGCTCGAGGGCAGCAATGTGAACGCCGTCGACAGCCTGGTGCAGATGATCTCGCACGCCCGCCAGTTCGACCTCAACATCAAACTCATGCAAACCGCCGACCAGAACGCGCGCTCCGCGACGCAGGTGCTGGCGATGACGGCCTGA
- a CDS encoding flagellar hook assembly protein FlgD translates to MATIDQSILNKINGTTGTSGSGTTKDVSSADAIQNRFLKLFTTQLQAQDPLNPMDNSQMTAQMSQISTVTGLEKLNQAMSGLTQAQMASQSLNAAALIGRNVLVGDSGLNLKDGSARGAVGLSQNADQLKIDVKDSRGNVVDSFSIEQPKNGLTYFGWDGKNVTGEQLADGEYSFAVTATQGGKQIDATALSYQQVKSVGIDGLTPNLSLGNGKRVTLDTVVEVAA, encoded by the coding sequence ATGGCCACCATCGACCAGAGCATCCTGAACAAGATCAACGGCACCACCGGCACGAGTGGTAGCGGGACCACGAAAGACGTCAGCAGCGCCGATGCGATCCAGAACCGTTTCCTGAAACTGTTCACCACGCAGCTGCAGGCGCAGGACCCGCTGAACCCGATGGACAACTCGCAGATGACCGCACAGATGTCGCAGATCAGCACCGTCACCGGCCTCGAGAAGCTGAACCAGGCGATGTCGGGCCTGACCCAGGCGCAGATGGCGTCGCAGTCGCTGAACGCCGCCGCGCTGATCGGCCGCAACGTGCTGGTCGGCGACAGCGGGCTGAACCTCAAGGACGGCTCGGCCCGCGGCGCGGTCGGCCTCAGCCAGAATGCCGACCAGCTGAAGATCGACGTCAAGGACAGCAGGGGCAACGTGGTCGACAGCTTCTCGATCGAGCAGCCCAAGAACGGCCTGACCTATTTCGGCTGGGACGGCAAGAACGTGACCGGCGAACAGCTGGCCGACGGCGAATACTCGTTCGCGGTCACCGCGACCCAGGGCGGCAAGCAGATCGACGCGACCGCGCTGTCCTATCAGCAGGTCAAGAGCGTCGGCATCGACGGCCTCACGCCTAACCTGTCGCTCGGCAACGGCAAGCGGGTGACGCTGGATACCGTGGTCGAAGTGGCGGCGTAA
- a CDS encoding OsmC family protein: MKARLKWVEGVCFMGETGSGHAVVMDGAPEGGGRNLGPRPMELVLLGTAGCTSYDVITILKKARQDVRDCWVELDSERASEDPKVFTKIHFHFIVVGHGVKPELVERAIKLSAEKYCSASIMLAKTAEITHDFEIREAD; this comes from the coding sequence ATGAAAGCACGACTCAAGTGGGTGGAGGGTGTCTGCTTCATGGGCGAGACCGGCAGCGGCCACGCCGTCGTGATGGACGGCGCGCCCGAGGGCGGCGGCCGCAACCTCGGTCCGCGTCCGATGGAGCTGGTGCTGCTCGGCACCGCCGGCTGCACCAGTTACGACGTGATCACCATCCTGAAGAAGGCGCGCCAGGACGTGCGCGACTGCTGGGTCGAGCTCGACTCGGAGCGCGCGAGCGAAGACCCGAAGGTGTTCACCAAGATCCACTTCCACTTCATCGTCGTCGGCCACGGCGTGAAGCCGGAGTTGGTCGAGCGCGCGATCAAGCTGTCGGCCGAGAAGTACTGCTCGGCGTCGATCATGCTCGCCAAGACCGCCGAGATCACGCACGACTTCGAGATCCGCGAAGCGGATTGA
- a CDS encoding flagellar basal body P-ring protein FlgI — protein sequence MKRFWLVLGLMAGLMQPALAQQRIKELASVGGVRSNQLLGYGLVVGLDGSGDKGSSSPFTIQSMASMLAQLGVQIPPGTKLDPKNTAAVTITASLPPFARRGQAIDVTVSSIGDAKSLRGGTLLMAPLKGADGQIYAMSQGNVVVGGAGASAGGNKAQVNQLSVGRIPSGATVEREVPTVLGSNETVQLELLEADFTTANRVVEAINRSLGAGTAQAVDGRLIEVRAPYDGRVQFLSRLENIPVKPAEVTPLVIINARTGSVVMNQAVTLDPVAVAHGNLSVTVGNNDRAGNPDINVRADAGQVVNLPKSAKLSQVVNALNAVGATPQDLVSILQAIKAAGALKADLQII from the coding sequence ATGAAGCGGTTCTGGCTCGTGCTGGGGCTGATGGCGGGGCTGATGCAGCCGGCGCTCGCCCAGCAACGCATCAAGGAGTTGGCGTCGGTCGGCGGCGTCCGCAGCAACCAGCTGCTCGGCTACGGCCTCGTCGTCGGTCTCGACGGCAGCGGCGACAAGGGCAGTTCGTCGCCGTTCACCATCCAGTCGATGGCGAGCATGCTCGCCCAGCTCGGCGTGCAGATTCCACCCGGCACCAAGCTCGACCCGAAGAACACCGCGGCGGTGACCATCACCGCCAGCCTGCCGCCGTTCGCGCGGCGCGGCCAGGCGATAGACGTGACCGTGTCGTCGATCGGCGACGCCAAGAGCCTCAGGGGTGGCACGCTGTTGATGGCGCCGCTGAAGGGCGCCGACGGCCAGATCTACGCGATGTCGCAGGGCAACGTGGTGGTCGGCGGTGCCGGCGCCAGCGCCGGCGGCAACAAGGCGCAGGTCAACCAGCTGTCGGTCGGCCGCATCCCGTCGGGTGCCACCGTCGAGCGCGAAGTGCCGACCGTGCTCGGCAGCAACGAGACCGTCCAGCTCGAACTCCTTGAGGCCGACTTCACCACCGCCAACCGCGTGGTCGAGGCCATCAACCGCTCGCTCGGCGCCGGCACCGCGCAGGCGGTCGACGGCCGCCTGATCGAAGTGCGCGCGCCCTACGACGGCCGCGTGCAGTTTCTCTCCCGTCTGGAAAACATCCCGGTCAAGCCGGCCGAGGTGACGCCGCTCGTCATCATCAACGCGCGCACCGGTTCGGTGGTGATGAACCAGGCGGTCACGCTGGACCCGGTCGCGGTGGCGCACGGCAACCTGTCGGTCACCGTCGGCAACAACGACCGCGCCGGCAACCCCGACATCAACGTCCGTGCCGACGCCGGCCAGGTGGTTAACCTGCCCAAGAGCGCCAAGCTGTCGCAGGTGGTCAACGCGCTCAATGCGGTCGGCGCGACGCCGCAGGACCTGGTGTCCATCCTGCAGGCGATCAAGGCGGCCGGCGCGCTCAAGGCCGACCTGCAGATCATCTGA
- the tsaD gene encoding tRNA (adenosine(37)-N6)-threonylcarbamoyltransferase complex transferase subunit TsaD, which produces MLVLGIESSCDETGVALYDLDQGLLAHHLHTQMAMHAEYGGVVPELASRDHIRRVLPLTEACLKDAGKTLAEVSAIAYTQGPGLGGALMVGASFANALAFGLNIPVVGIHHLEGHLLSPLLSEPRPDFPFVALLVSGGHTQLMAVKGIGDYQVLGETLDDAAGEAFDKTAKLLGLDYPGGPTLSRLAEQGTPHRFTLPRPMLHSPDLDMSFSGLKTAVLTLVRQVEAEHGELTEPLRCDICHAFQEAIVEVLVKKSLKALKQTGMKRLVVAGGVGANKQLRAALDDAAARRKLEVFYPPLALCTDNGAMIAFAGAMRLKHAHAPGAFTIKPRWDLSALPTA; this is translated from the coding sequence ATGTTGGTACTCGGAATCGAATCGTCCTGCGACGAAACCGGGGTCGCGCTCTACGACCTCGACCAGGGCTTGCTCGCCCACCATCTGCACACGCAGATGGCGATGCACGCCGAGTACGGCGGTGTGGTGCCCGAACTCGCCAGCCGCGACCATATCCGCCGCGTACTGCCGCTGACCGAAGCGTGCCTGAAAGACGCCGGCAAGACCTTGGCCGAGGTCTCGGCGATCGCCTACACGCAAGGGCCGGGCCTCGGCGGCGCGCTGATGGTCGGCGCCAGCTTCGCCAACGCGCTCGCCTTCGGTCTCAACATCCCGGTCGTCGGCATCCACCACCTCGAAGGCCATCTGTTGTCGCCCTTGCTATCCGAGCCGCGTCCCGACTTTCCCTTCGTCGCGCTGCTCGTCTCGGGCGGCCACACGCAGCTGATGGCGGTCAAGGGCATCGGCGACTACCAGGTGCTCGGCGAGACGCTCGACGACGCCGCCGGCGAGGCGTTCGACAAGACCGCCAAGCTGCTCGGCCTCGACTATCCGGGCGGCCCGACGCTGTCGAGGTTGGCCGAGCAAGGCACGCCGCACCGCTTCACGCTGCCGCGCCCGATGCTGCATTCGCCCGACCTCGACATGAGCTTCTCCGGGCTCAAGACCGCGGTATTGACGCTGGTGCGCCAGGTCGAAGCCGAGCACGGCGAGCTGACCGAGCCGCTGCGCTGCGACATCTGCCACGCGTTCCAGGAGGCGATCGTCGAGGTGCTGGTGAAAAAATCGCTGAAAGCCTTGAAACAGACCGGCATGAAGCGGTTGGTGGTCGCCGGCGGCGTCGGCGCCAACAAGCAGCTACGCGCCGCGCTCGACGACGCCGCAGCACGCCGCAAACTCGAGGTGTTCTACCCGCCCTTGGCGCTGTGCACCGACAACGGCGCGATGATCGCCTTCGCCGGCGCGATGCGCCTGAAACACGCGCACGCGCCCGGCGCCTTCACCATCAAGCCGCGCTGGGACCTGTCGGCGCTGCCGACCGCTTAA
- the flgJ gene encoding flagellar assembly peptidoglycan hydrolase FlgJ yields MNPLSNTASPADVAKRLAVDPTGLETLRARAAQDPKGTVKEAARQFEALFMDNLMKAMRATSFDDEEDSPEMDTFKGMLDQQLVQTLSKAGGMGLADVLTRQLSKLSKSDEPLTPETRQFASTESVLPQVKKALAAYGAKWAEAQANPAARAAELAGDAGKTLPAAPQNFVETLLPHARRAAESLGVAPQLVVAHAALETGWGRRAIRNADGSDSHNLFGIKAGGAWKGDTVDVLTTEYVGGVPQKRVETFRSYPSYAAAFDDYARLLADNPRYRGALGQGGNAGGFAQGLQQGGYATDPRYAKKLADVAGGLIARGI; encoded by the coding sequence ATGAATCCGCTATCGAACACCGCCAGTCCCGCCGATGTCGCCAAGCGGCTCGCCGTCGACCCGACCGGGCTAGAGACCTTGCGCGCCCGCGCGGCGCAGGACCCGAAGGGCACGGTCAAGGAAGCCGCGCGCCAGTTCGAGGCGCTGTTCATGGACAACCTGATGAAGGCGATGCGTGCGACCTCGTTCGACGACGAGGAAGACTCGCCCGAGATGGACACCTTCAAGGGCATGCTGGACCAGCAGCTCGTGCAGACGCTGTCCAAGGCCGGCGGCATGGGCCTGGCCGATGTGCTGACGCGCCAGCTCTCCAAGCTCTCCAAGAGCGACGAGCCGCTGACGCCCGAAACGCGCCAGTTCGCGTCGACCGAAAGCGTGTTGCCGCAGGTGAAAAAAGCGCTGGCCGCCTACGGTGCGAAATGGGCCGAGGCGCAGGCAAATCCTGCCGCCCGGGCGGCCGAGCTTGCCGGCGACGCGGGCAAGACCTTGCCGGCTGCGCCGCAGAACTTTGTCGAGACGCTGCTGCCGCACGCACGCCGCGCGGCCGAGTCGCTCGGCGTTGCACCGCAGCTGGTGGTCGCGCACGCGGCGCTCGAGACCGGCTGGGGCCGTCGCGCGATCCGCAACGCCGACGGCAGCGACAGCCACAACCTGTTCGGCATCAAGGCCGGCGGCGCCTGGAAGGGCGACACCGTCGACGTGCTGACCACCGAATACGTCGGCGGCGTGCCGCAAAAACGGGTCGAGACCTTCCGTTCCTACCCGTCTTACGCCGCGGCCTTCGACGACTACGCCCGCCTTCTGGCCGACAACCCGCGCTACCGCGGCGCGCTGGGGCAGGGCGGCAACGCCGGCGGTTTCGCGCAAGGCCTGCAGCAGGGCGGCTACGCGACCGACCCGCGCTACGCGAAGAAGCTCGCCGACGTGGCCGGCGGCCTGATCGCGCGCGGTATTTGA
- the flgC gene encoding flagellar basal body rod protein FlgC, protein MSLSNVFGIAGSALTAQSQRLNLVASNIANAESATSSTGEPYRGRHVVFTAIPVSASQPQVAGVRVTSVVEDKTPFKLKFDPANPLADERGYVKLPNVNPVEEMADMISAARSYQTNVEMMNTAKSLLQKTLQLGQ, encoded by the coding sequence ATGTCCTTGTCCAATGTGTTCGGCATCGCCGGCTCGGCGCTGACCGCCCAGTCGCAGCGCCTCAACCTGGTGGCGAGCAATATCGCCAACGCCGAGAGCGCGACGAGCTCGACCGGCGAGCCGTACCGCGGCCGCCACGTGGTGTTCACCGCGATCCCGGTGTCGGCCAGCCAGCCGCAGGTCGCCGGCGTGCGCGTGACCTCGGTCGTCGAGGACAAGACGCCGTTCAAGCTCAAGTTCGACCCGGCCAACCCGCTCGCCGATGAGCGCGGCTACGTGAAGCTGCCCAACGTGAACCCGGTGGAGGAAATGGCCGACATGATCTCGGCCGCGCGCTCCTACCAGACCAACGTCGAAATGATGAATACCGCCAAGTCCCTGCTGCAGAAGACGCTGCAGCTCGGCCAGTAA
- the flgK gene encoding flagellar hook-associated protein FlgK has product MGSGIFGIAISGLNAARGSLETTSHNISNVNTAGYHRQVNAQTARTPFFEGYGYVGRGVDTTQVSRIYDRYLDRQLNGATALDGYYQTQNTFLSQIDNVVADQDAGLSPAMQDFFRGVQTLSANPKSIPARQDVINLAQSLAGRIQSLHGRFEDVRRSVNGQLQTVVESINAYSGQIADINQRILALNQGSARVPNDLLDQRDQMVNELNQLVKTDVMSQPDGSYSVFIGNGQGLVTGAVANKLTTVPNVDDPEQLDVAYSFGGGQVRIPNGMLDGGKMGALLNYRSETLNRVQADLGRLTISIADTMNRQHALGRDLNNQPGSAQLFTDLNAYLDGGAPPSSLVDIDGAPTYLQLKQLREATGVFSVKLDDPAKLAVGSSLKMASTSTPASLAYVSSVWQEAGARPQTLNNNFSTTYPAGVDLSYDTATQTFTAPAPSPFTVTTSKDIAGGFRLTDSAGVTIEFKLEGSPNNGEVFRIGARGVGTASVDAAPSDNANMLVLAKIQSQNVVVNTPGGSNDFVPADGVQPNANFQSFYGQLVSFVGSAANTAKVGGESQATTLKEVKLARESFSGVNLDEEAANLIRFQQAYQASSKVIQIAEKIFSDLLQLGG; this is encoded by the coding sequence ATGGGTAGCGGCATTTTCGGAATCGCCATCAGCGGCCTCAACGCCGCGCGGGGCTCGCTGGAAACCACCAGCCACAACATCAGCAACGTCAACACGGCGGGCTATCACCGCCAGGTGAACGCACAGACGGCGCGCACGCCGTTCTTCGAGGGGTATGGCTACGTCGGGCGCGGCGTCGACACCACGCAGGTGTCGCGCATCTATGACCGCTACCTCGATCGCCAGTTGAACGGCGCGACGGCGCTGGACGGCTACTACCAGACCCAGAATACCTTCCTGTCGCAGATCGACAATGTCGTGGCCGATCAGGATGCGGGCCTGTCGCCGGCCATGCAGGACTTCTTCCGCGGGGTGCAGACCCTGTCGGCCAACCCGAAGTCGATTCCCGCCCGCCAGGACGTGATCAACCTCGCGCAGAGTCTCGCCGGGCGCATCCAGTCGCTGCATGGCCGATTCGAAGATGTCCGTCGCAGCGTCAACGGCCAGCTCCAGACCGTGGTCGAAAGCATCAACGCCTATTCCGGGCAGATCGCCGATATCAACCAGCGCATCCTGGCGTTGAACCAGGGCAGTGCCCGTGTGCCCAACGACCTGCTCGACCAGCGCGACCAGATGGTGAACGAGCTCAACCAGCTGGTGAAGACCGACGTGATGAGCCAGCCCGACGGCAGCTACAGCGTCTTCATCGGTAACGGCCAGGGGCTGGTGACCGGCGCCGTCGCCAACAAGCTGACCACGGTGCCCAACGTCGACGATCCGGAACAACTCGATGTGGCGTACAGTTTTGGCGGCGGCCAGGTGCGGATTCCGAACGGCATGCTCGACGGCGGGAAAATGGGGGCGCTGCTCAATTACCGTTCCGAAACGCTGAACCGGGTGCAGGCGGACCTCGGACGGCTGACGATCTCGATCGCCGATACGATGAACCGTCAGCACGCGCTGGGACGGGACCTGAACAACCAGCCGGGCTCGGCCCAGCTGTTCACCGATCTGAACGCTTACCTGGACGGGGGGGCGCCGCCGTCGTCACTGGTCGATATCGACGGTGCGCCGACCTATCTGCAGCTCAAGCAGTTGCGCGAGGCGACCGGGGTGTTTTCGGTCAAGCTCGACGACCCGGCCAAGTTGGCGGTCGGGTCCTCGCTCAAGATGGCGTCGACCAGTACGCCGGCGAGTCTGGCTTATGTTTCGTCGGTCTGGCAGGAGGCCGGAGCCCGCCCGCAGACGCTGAACAACAATTTCTCGACCACCTATCCGGCCGGGGTCGACCTGAGCTACGACACGGCGACGCAGACCTTTACCGCGCCGGCTCCTTCACCTTTTACGGTCACGACGTCGAAGGATATCGCCGGCGGTTTCCGTCTGACCGACTCGGCGGGCGTCACCATCGAATTCAAGCTGGAAGGCTCGCCCAATAATGGCGAAGTATTCCGGATCGGTGCGCGCGGAGTCGGTACCGCGTCTGTGGACGCGGCGCCGTCGGACAACGCGAACATGCTGGTGCTCGCCAAGATCCAGAGCCAGAACGTGGTGGTGAACACCCCGGGCGGCAGCAACGACTTCGTTCCGGCGGACGGCGTCCAGCCCAACGCGAATTTCCAGAGCTTTTACGGCCAACTGGTGAGCTTCGTCGGCAGCGCCGCCAACACCGCCAAGGTGGGTGGCGAGAGCCAGGCGACGACCTTGAAGGAGGTCAAGCTGGCGCGCGAATCGTTCTCGGGCGTGAACCTCGACGAAGAGGCCGCCAACCTGATCCGTTTCCAGCAGGCGTATCAGGCGTCGAGCAAGGTGATCCAGATCGCCGAAAAAATCTTTTCCGACTTGCTGCAACTGGGCGGCTGA
- the flgE gene encoding flagellar hook protein FlgE: MGFQQGLSGLSAASKQLDVIGNNVSNANTIGFKGSRAEFSDIYASSLYGVANAQTGIGAKTVGVSQQFTQGNLTNTSNPMDLAIAGNGFFRVENKGDVGYMRNGQFQLDREGYFVNNGFKLTGYQADANGTIVAGPPVELQVDTANIGAKATTTMTLGANLDAKQTAPAVAFPGIDPNNPDPSSINHSRSVTVYDSLGVSHLMTFYYVKSATPLQWNVYTRFDTDPVDMTVTPPATTPNALLTPLTFNNDGTFATPAGSVTFNAPTLSNGAAPLSVTVDLSKTTQFAGPFSVNTLTADGYSDGSLTTLATSADGTVQARYSNGQTKTIGQVVLTSFANVQGLRPSGDNRWVESYESGKPKVNTPGSSNVGAVQSAALEDSNVDLTSELVNMITAQRFYQANAQTIKTQDSILQTLINLR; the protein is encoded by the coding sequence ATGGGTTTTCAGCAGGGTTTGAGCGGTCTGTCCGCCGCCTCGAAGCAACTCGACGTGATCGGCAACAACGTATCCAACGCCAATACCATCGGCTTCAAGGGCTCGCGCGCCGAGTTCTCCGACATCTACGCGAGCAGCCTGTACGGCGTCGCCAACGCGCAGACCGGTATCGGCGCCAAGACGGTGGGCGTGTCGCAGCAGTTCACCCAGGGCAACCTCACCAACACCAGCAATCCGATGGACCTGGCGATCGCCGGTAACGGTTTCTTCCGCGTCGAGAACAAGGGCGACGTCGGCTATATGCGCAACGGCCAGTTCCAGCTCGACCGCGAAGGCTACTTCGTCAACAACGGATTTAAGCTTACCGGCTACCAGGCCGACGCCAACGGCACCATCGTCGCCGGCCCGCCGGTCGAACTGCAGGTCGATACCGCCAACATCGGCGCCAAGGCCACCACGACCATGACGCTCGGTGCCAACCTCGACGCCAAGCAGACCGCGCCGGCGGTGGCCTTCCCGGGTATCGATCCGAACAACCCGGATCCGAGCTCGATCAACCACTCGCGCTCGGTCACCGTGTACGACAGCCTCGGCGTGTCGCACCTGATGACCTTTTACTATGTGAAGAGCGCCACGCCGCTGCAGTGGAACGTTTACACCCGCTTCGACACCGATCCGGTCGACATGACCGTGACGCCGCCGGCCACCACGCCGAACGCACTGTTGACCCCGCTGACCTTCAACAACGACGGCACGTTCGCGACCCCGGCCGGCTCGGTGACCTTCAACGCTCCGACGCTCTCCAACGGTGCTGCGCCGCTGTCGGTCACCGTCGACCTGAGCAAGACCACCCAGTTCGCCGGCCCGTTCTCGGTCAACACGCTGACCGCCGACGGCTACTCGGACGGCTCGTTGACCACGCTGGCCACCTCGGCCGACGGCACCGTGCAGGCGCGCTATTCGAACGGCCAGACCAAGACCATCGGCCAGGTGGTGCTCACCAGCTTCGCCAACGTGCAGGGCTTGAGGCCGTCGGGCGACAACCGCTGGGTCGAGAGCTATGAATCGGGCAAGCCCAAGGTCAATACGCCGGGCAGCAGCAACGTCGGCGCGGTCCAGTCGGCGGCGCTCGAGGACTCCAACGTCGACCTGACCTCCGAGCTCGTCAACATGATCACCGCGCAGCGCTTCTACCAGGCGAACGCGCAGACAATCAAGACGCAGGATTCGATCCTGCAGACGCTGATCAACCTGCGTTGA